In Camelus dromedarius isolate mCamDro1 chromosome 16, mCamDro1.pat, whole genome shotgun sequence, the genomic stretch ggtcattgtagaaaatttgaaaaataggagaaagcataagaaggaaaataaaaatcacccataatcccaCCACTCAGAGATAACTTAACATTTTTGCTGTATCTCttctatgcttaaaaaaaaaaaaacattttatatgtgttttacaCGAGTGACGTCACACTAAATACAGTTTTgtgtcctgcttttttcacttcgcATGGCATTAGGAACATCTCCCCATGACGTTACAAAGTCTTGGTGAATATGAATGCACCGGCCACTTGTTCGGCCCCACGTGAGGACTGGGCGTTCGCCCCGGGCTGGGCACCACGCTGCCTGGATGGGGAATAAATAGAAGAGACGCCAGAAAAGCAGGTGCGGGATTGCTGAGTCCACAGCACAGATGAATTCTGGGCTGATCTCCTTCCCTGGGAGGGAGTCCGGCTCCGAGCAGGATTTCCCTGCTTCACATGAGGGCTTGCTGGCAGGTTCATTCATCTGAGATCAGGCCTGGCCAAGGTCTGTGTCACGAGGCTCTGACACGAAGGTCAGCCAGGATAGGGAGCATTTCTGAACTGACAGTGTCAGTCAGTGGAAAACGCGGCTCTGCTTGCTCCCCGGCTAGTTAGTTAACTCCTTTTCAGGAGCGAGGTTAGGAGGAGTCAGGGTCCTCTAAAAAGACCCTGCTCCGAGCAGCTTTGGGCTTTCAGCTCCGTGGCTGAGCGAGGGTCAAAAAGCaagagcaaatgagaaaaagagtaatCACCCCAGATGGCTCAGGGAACAAGAGCAGGGTAGGCGGGTGATGTCCACTGCAGCCTCTGGACGGGGCCCAGCAGCCGGGCCAGCCTGCCTCGCCTGGTAGCCGATGGTCTTGCTGCGACACCACTCGAGCAGAATCTGCTTGATGCTGCTGGTGCTGGCCACTCCGAAGCTCTGTGAGCGCTTCAGCTTTGCCCGGGTCTCGCCCTTCCCCCTGCGGAGAGAGGGcaggcctgctgggggctgggggccagggggctgcctctcagctgccatctgctccgggaatgtgccccaccagctCTGCTCACCCAGGGAGATGCTCTGTCGGCAGGCAACCTCCCAGCCCCACGCCCACGTCCAGGCGTGCGCCCCGTGTCCCAGCTGCACTGCGTCCACTGATGGGGTCCGGCAGGACCAgcccccttccagcctccaggccccctgTGTACTTCCCACACTGGCGATCCTGCGGCAGAGGACCTGAGCCCACATGGCCcatgcccctgccctctgcttggaAAACCCTCCTCGCCTCCTCCATCCCACCCTTCCTCTGAGCTCCTTCCGAGGCCGCCCTCCCTCATGGTTTCCTATTCTAGGCCCCAAAGACACTCTTTATCGGCCAAGATCAGGTTGTCTGGGTCAGTGGGACAGTTCCTGTGTCTGTCCCCCTCACCAGAGTCAgagccttgggagccaggactggggGGTCATTGTCTCATAGGCCTGGGCCAACCCTAAATGTAACAGGAATCAATACCACTCACTGACAGGAGGGCTGGATAAACATGCAAAGGTGGCCCTGTTTCTAATGGGGCGGGCGGTGTAGTGTGACAGGGAGCCAGTGGTACTGGGGTCTCACTGTGTcacctccagcttctgctgggaATCCCAGTGACTGCCCTCTGGTCTCCCCAGTCATGCCTGGAAACTAACCTGTCCAGTTGGATGAGGGATGTGGGTGTGAGGGTGCCTGGAGTTCCCTCTTGGaatgtgggagaggggctggggtctcaTCACAGCCTCCCTTCCCAAAACTGGAGCCACCTGCCCCTCAGCCGGCCCTGTAGCCAGCCCTGACCTATGTCTTGCCTGAGAGGTCACATCTTGGGGAACTGCCCTCGGGGGAACAGGACAGGGCCAGCtttgctctgcctgcctgcctgaccccaGTGTGGGCTCAGGCTTTCTTTGGGGGCCCAGACTGGTCTGGGAGGGTGCTAAGAGCATCCATACTTGCCGGCTCCTGTGTCCTGCTCCCATTTCTCAAACAATGCCTTCCGGGCCTGTGCCCCCGAGGTGCGGGGCAGCGTCTGCGACCGCACCAGCTCCCGGCGACGCTCCCCCTGCCGATGGGCCTGAGTCGTGGCTGGCGGCTGTGTGGAGGGGGGCGACTGGGGTGGCGTCACCCGAGGTGGGCTGAGGAGAGACCACCGAGTCAGGAGCACAGATCTGGCCATCACTAGCTCGCACAGGCCCCGGGCCTCCACCCCACTGAATGTGAAATGAGGCAGCGGCGGGGCtacaggcagagaggaagcaccCCTGTTCCAGCCCCCAACCGGTTCCGCAGGTGTTTGGAACTGAGCTGCTGTCTGAGGCCGGCCTAGCCAGCAGTGGGCCCCCTCTCTGCACATAATCGCCCCTCGGCAGGTGTCAATGCCTGGGGTGGGCGGGGGCGTCCTCCTGGCAGGACAAGCACCCAGAACCAGCCCCACCAGGATCAGGCCCCCTCCTCGCCACCACTAAATAAGATCCCCTCTGTTTCCCCCCTAAAACAGTTTGTCAGAAAGTCACaattctccttttattattaagagggggagaaaaaagccaaGCCAGCCCCCACCCAACACCCAGCTCCGATCACAGTccagagggcctgggggcagcgCATGGGGACAACcggaggccaggaggcagcctgtAACACAGGGAAGCCCCCACAGACCTCCCCCAGGGTAAGGGCCTCTCCAGGTAACTCCTCAGTCCACAAGCAGGAAGCCCCCAGCTCAGAGGGAGCCTAGCCAGGATGGCTGAAGATCCATCCTGTGGGGACTGAGAAACTCTCTCCAATCTTTGGACAGACTTGCTTTGAAGGATCCTTAAAGAAACCAGCCCTCCGCCGTATTGTTCCAAACAAAACTCTCTACCAAGCTTCGctgcctcatttctcctctcaAACCCCACCCTGCGACACTGCTGCCTTAGTTCTCCAGAGGCACCAAGCCAAGGAAGGTGCCTCCTCCTGGGGTTGGCACTGGGAGCTCCGTGCAGGGGCCGGGGTAGCCTGGGTCCAAGGCCAAGGCCAGACACTTCCTGGGGAGTGACGACCCTGCCACCGGGAACAGGGGCCCTGACTCGCCTGTTATCGTTCCTGCTGGCCGTCACCCCCCCATAGCCAGAGCTGGACAAAGTCCGTGGGAGGGAAGAGTTCTTCTCTGCGggacaaagggagggagagaaataacaaaccctggccttggggagggccaccactgcctgcctcccatccTTTGACCCCACCCTGAGCTAGTCACCCAGCATCACTCTGGGCACTGGCAGGACCTCTGGGCTAAGCTGACCCTGCCTGGGCCAACAGTTGAGGAGAAAGGATGCTGGAACATAGAGCAATGACATAAAAGAGGTCCTTTACAGTACTCCTCACTGCATTTGAGagcacagagcccagggcctcctgTGCTGCATATCCAGTAGATACCATGTTACCAAGCCCTCATTCTGGAAATCCACAAAGCCCGACCCCAGGACACACCCTGGGGCCTGATCACAGGTCCAAGACAGCCCCAGGGGGACCATGCCAGGTTTGTTACACACAAAGTGTGCAGGGCAGGCGGCCACCTTCTAACCACAGCCTTGATCTGCAGTAAAAGCCATGGTCGTACCCCGCAGGATGAGGCTActtcacagcagctctgggagaggagccGGGAAAGATGGGCCCCATCTGATGGAGCAGGCGAGCTGGGGACGGGGGTGGCAGTGACAAGCACAGTGGGTAGGGCCCGGCCCCAGGATTTCTGAGTCTCCTGcaaaccacccccagcccctgacctccCTCCCATTTTGAGGTCATGGTCTCCTGCTCCTACCACTGGGACTGGGAGTCCAGGATGTGCTGGCCTCGCTGAGGCTTGAGCTGAGGCCCCCCAGGATGGCAGCAGACGTGGGCGAGAGAGTTGTGGCTGAGGTCTCCCCAGAGAACTTCTCGGAGACTCGTGTGATGGCCGTGACTGGCTGGTGAGGCTGCCGCAAAGAGAGGCTCACAGGTCGAGGCTTGAGGGGCTCTGGTGTTGGGATGGTTTGGGCGGCTTCGGGGGGCCCATCACCCGGACCTGAAACAGGTGACCAGCAGGGGTCGGGGGGTTTCAGCCATGGCATTGACAGGGGCCTCAGAACCACCCAGGAGGACTCCAGCCTCTGTGAactctcctctcacctcctccaggaaggcctccctgatcACTCCTGCCTCCCTGATCTCCCCCTACTGGGGAAGTCTCACTGCTCCAACCAGAGGTGATGCCTGCTCCAACATTCCCTAATAGAGAGTTCAAGAAATAGTTGCCTGTCAGTCCACTCTCTACCCTGCTCAGTGCTTGGACAATTCCCCAGTCCCTGCGGGTATTCCTCCAGCCAGCCCTCCTGGGCCatcagcccccacctgccccaggctggTGCCCGTTCTCCACGATGTACGAGTTTGAGGTTCTCCTCATCTCCGCCTCGCTGGCTTCGTCATGGTGATCCACACTCTACAGAGAGACAAACACCGCGGAGGCCCAGTCAGCCGGGGCCAGCTGCCCACCCCGAAATCACTTCCCAAAGCTCCCCCTGGTTCGAGCAGGGCAAATGcttctgagagagacagaccCCAGGAGGTATGGTGATGGGCCAGGGTCACCCAGGAGGCTAGGGGGACTCAGCCCCAGCAGTTGAGCCCCCGAGATCCTGGAGGCAAATGGCTCCACTGGACACATTCCAGACCCCCAAGATGCTAGGGACAAAAGTCAAGACAGAGTTCCAAAGGACTGTTCAAGGTGGCCCTACCCGTCCCCAAGGCTGGACCGGGTGACGGGGGCTGGGAGAGCCTGGCCCCTGCTCGTGCCAGGGGCTGCCTGTGTGGGAGCAGCCTAACCCAGCGACACATGGTCTTTCTGGGCCAACAATGGGCCTTGGAGCCAGCCCAATGGGGAAGCCTTACCATTGGATGCAGGGTCACAAGATTTGCCTGGATGTCCAGAGTACTGGGGCCTGACTGGCTCCTTGaggcccctccatcccctctgGGCTGCAGCGGTGGGGAGTGTCATGCAGAGAGAGAGCCCAGACCAAGGGCCAGCAGGGGAACCCGCCATCCAGGCTGTGCTGCCGGCccctcctgggtctcagtttccctgtttgAGATAAGGGAGTAGGCTAAAAAAGCATCTACCACTTCAACCCCTTTTCTGGCCATGCCACTTAAACCAACATGCTCTGTCCTCCCAGGTAGGTGCTaccacacccattttacagatgggaccCGAGGGCTCAGAAAGGGGATGTGTGctgtccaaggttacacagtgaGCAGCAGCTGAGATGAGGCCAGGAGGGACATTATCCTCAACCTTGGCCCTGCCTTTCTCACAGTGAAGGAGGGTGGAGGGCTCAGAGCATCTGTGAGGCTGGTGGGTCGGCCTGGCAAGAGGGGTACAGGGGCAGACGCCTATAAGGGGCTCTACCAAGAGCCCACAACGGGTGGCTTGAGAGGTTGGCCATACCTCTCCTTAGATGGCCACACATCTCCAGATGGGTCCCCTTGTCTGCTAGGTTCCCAAATGACAAAAGCCCATCCCTGGCCCCCGACGGCTCATCCATGCCACCCTACCCATCCATGGGGGAATCAGTCTGGCGGGGGAGCCAGCACCTTGAGCAGGCGGCGAAAGGCTAGCATGAGGGCGCACGCCTGAGACAGACTTCACCCAGCCCAGGGGGTCAGAGAGAGCCTCCCAGAAGCAGCGGGGCTGAGCCAGCCTGGAGTGAGCCAGGCAGACCAGGAGTGGAAGCCATGCCCCGCAGAG encodes the following:
- the LOC135323170 gene encoding smoothelin-like protein 2, yielding MSKHRQARCFHLLSTGLRSPVKAFVPCCCCPVQGQGGLRLGPPPELRTEGDERLGELFSSGATDDTPPRRIAWVTGAGVGGDPEPPDPPAGSAVEPAPDPEEARTVREALGRYEAALEGAVRALHEDMQGLQRGMEQRVAEALRLAGPLARTVAELQRDNQRLQTQLERLTRQVEALGLATGLTPAPGTPSPPPAPGVPDRAPRLGTARFASHATFSLSGRGQSVDHHDEASEAEMRRTSNSYIVENGHQPGAGPGDGPPEAAQTIPTPEPLKPRPVSLSLRQPHQPVTAITRVSEKFSGETSATTLSPTSAAILGGLSSSLSEASTSWTPSPSEKNSSLPRTLSSSGYGGVTASRNDNSPPRVTPPQSPPSTQPPATTQAHRQGERRRELVRSQTLPRTSGAQARKALFEKWEQDTGAGKGKGETRAKLKRSQSFGVASTSSIKQILLEWCRSKTIGYQARQAGPAAGPRPEAAVDITRLPCSCSLSHLG